The proteins below come from a single Acaryochloris sp. CCMEE 5410 genomic window:
- a CDS encoding YrhB domain-containing protein, with protein MFSRDQAIQILYGSALYRDENAPLEQRMIIFDDSTIEKHWGWIFFFNNEKYYRTRNHLDAVVGPGPVFFNRHTGEIRKFGSGCSLNDEIYDYEMEILASGKFWCLWLTGDQDRKDAILKIKKLLKLTSKRARDFVPCLPTPLFHGMRRHLDWITEECDAIELHTEIRLEDNLPACMAFEFPEHMISPTAAEAFHFG; from the coding sequence ATGTTTTCACGTGATCAGGCGATTCAGATTCTTTATGGTTCAGCTTTATATCGAGACGAAAATGCTCCGCTAGAGCAACGAATGATTATTTTCGATGATTCAACCATTGAGAAACACTGGGGTTGGATATTTTTCTTTAATAACGAAAAATATTATCGAACAAGAAATCATTTAGATGCTGTTGTTGGTCCTGGACCTGTGTTTTTCAATCGCCATACGGGTGAAATTCGGAAATTTGGTTCTGGCTGCAGCTTGAACGATGAAATCTATGATTATGAGATGGAAATTTTAGCAAGTGGTAAATTTTGGTGCCTTTGGCTCACAGGTGACCAAGATCGAAAGGATGCCATTCTTAAAATCAAGAAATTGCTTAAGTTAACTTCTAAACGCGCTCGTGATTTTGTCCCATGTCTTCCCACACCTCTTTTTCATGGTATGCGTCGCCATCTGGACTGGATAACAGAAGAATGTGATGCCATTGAATTGCATACAGAAATCAGACTGGAAGATAATCTACCAGCCTGTATGGCGTTTGAATTTCCAGAACATATGATATCCCCAACTGCAGCTGAGGCATTTCATTTTGGCTAG
- a CDS encoding PCP reductase family protein, whose amino-acid sequence MRESDLTDLLQWTSTAEAKLKNIPFFARSQARQKIEAIARESNLDVVTVELVELARLEFGQ is encoded by the coding sequence ATGCGCGAGTCTGACTTGACTGATCTACTCCAATGGACTTCCACTGCAGAAGCGAAACTCAAAAATATTCCGTTTTTCGCAAGATCCCAAGCAAGACAAAAGATTGAAGCGATTGCTCGAGAATCAAATTTGGATGTTGTCACTGTAGAGTTGGTCGAGCTAGCCCGTCTAGAATTTGGTCAATAA
- a CDS encoding rhodanese-related sulfurtransferase, producing the protein MSDFLTVAFYKFVELQDYVELKAPLLACCQDNDVQGTILLATEGINGAIAGLPHNIHAVLNFLREDPRFADLAPKESWSEKQPFYRMKVRLKKEIIKMGVPDIDPTQTVGEYVKPEDWNQLLADPDVVVIDVRNDYEVAIGTFKGAINPNTKSFSELPEWLQEQAELQKKPKVAMFCTGGIRCEKSTALLRHEGFEDVFHLQGGILSYLEKVPEDESLWQGDCFVFDERVAVGHGLKPGRYQLCRACRTPISPEDMKSEHYVPGQSCPHCYGTKTEEQQQRFAERQRQIELAKQRNQVHIGAKYARHQPG; encoded by the coding sequence ATGTCTGACTTTTTAACGGTTGCCTTCTATAAATTCGTTGAGCTGCAAGATTATGTAGAGTTGAAGGCCCCTCTTTTAGCATGCTGCCAAGATAATGATGTTCAAGGCACAATTCTCTTAGCGACAGAGGGAATCAATGGTGCGATCGCAGGTCTCCCCCACAATATCCATGCGGTCCTCAATTTTCTGCGCGAAGATCCACGCTTTGCCGATTTAGCACCGAAGGAATCCTGGTCGGAGAAACAGCCCTTTTATCGCATGAAGGTCCGACTGAAAAAAGAAATCATCAAAATGGGGGTGCCAGACATTGACCCCACCCAAACCGTTGGCGAATACGTGAAGCCAGAAGACTGGAACCAGCTACTCGCCGATCCAGACGTGGTGGTCATTGATGTGCGCAACGACTATGAGGTGGCCATTGGCACGTTTAAAGGCGCTATAAATCCCAATACCAAAAGTTTTTCTGAGTTGCCCGAATGGCTCCAAGAACAGGCTGAATTGCAGAAGAAGCCGAAAGTTGCCATGTTCTGTACGGGCGGCATTCGCTGTGAAAAGTCAACTGCTTTATTGCGACATGAAGGATTTGAAGACGTTTTTCACCTGCAGGGGGGCATTCTCAGCTACCTAGAGAAAGTGCCAGAGGATGAAAGTCTGTGGCAAGGGGATTGCTTTGTCTTTGATGAGCGGGTTGCTGTCGGCCATGGCCTTAAGCCAGGACGATATCAGCTGTGTCGAGCCTGTCGCACGCCCATTAGTCCCGAGGACATGAAGTCGGAGCACTATGTGCCTGGCCAAAGCTGCCCCCATTGCTATGGCACCAAAACCGAAGAGCAACAACAACGATTTGCTGAACGTCAGCGGCAGATCGAGTTGGCTAAGCAACGAAATCAAGTCCACATTGGGGCGAAATATGCCCGTCATCAACCCGGCTAA
- a CDS encoding peptidylprolyl isomerase codes for MVLVFLLMACSAPSNSSGTSDTGGASPSGSPASESTQEGNSETTGVPGSESTSPLAQLPQLQGEATVVLQVNGKTITLAINGKDAPITAGNFIDLVDKKVYDGTAFHRVVRTPSPFVVQGGDPQSKDPNFPVQRLGTGSYIDPETKQARYLPLEILPEGAEQAVYSKTLKSAGENKPPKLRHTRGAVAMARSQLPDSASAQFYFALADVDFLDGNYAVFGYVTEGMDVVDQIQQGDRIESAKVTAGIENLKR; via the coding sequence ATGGTACTCGTGTTCTTATTAATGGCATGTAGTGCTCCTTCCAATTCCTCAGGTACATCAGATACAGGTGGCGCGTCACCATCTGGTTCTCCTGCATCTGAAAGCACTCAAGAAGGCAATTCAGAAACGACTGGGGTACCGGGTTCAGAATCAACATCTCCCTTAGCTCAACTACCACAACTACAAGGGGAAGCTACGGTAGTACTGCAAGTCAATGGGAAAACAATCACCCTGGCCATTAATGGTAAGGATGCTCCTATTACAGCAGGGAACTTTATCGATTTAGTTGATAAAAAAGTGTATGACGGTACTGCTTTTCATCGGGTAGTTCGGACTCCCTCTCCCTTTGTTGTTCAAGGGGGAGATCCACAAAGTAAGGATCCTAATTTCCCTGTACAACGGCTGGGGACGGGTAGCTATATTGATCCCGAGACGAAACAAGCCAGATACCTACCATTGGAAATTCTGCCAGAAGGGGCTGAGCAAGCCGTTTACAGTAAAACGTTGAAATCTGCAGGTGAAAACAAGCCTCCAAAATTACGACATACTCGGGGGGCGGTCGCCATGGCTCGCTCTCAATTACCTGATTCAGCGTCTGCCCAGTTCTATTTTGCTCTTGCCGATGTAGATTTCCTAGATGGAAACTATGCCGTCTTTGGTTATGTGACAGAAGGTATGGACGTTGTGGATCAGATCCAACAGGGTGATCGCATTGAATCTGCAAAAGTTACTGCAGGCATAGAGAATCTAAAGCGATAG
- a CDS encoding type II toxin-antitoxin system Phd/YefM family antitoxin, whose amino-acid sequence MPTSPIIPAHEAQCKLVGLIDRVNDTHAPVTITSQQGNAVLVSEEDWWAIEKTLNLEEHQLSPLKA is encoded by the coding sequence ATGCCTACTTCCCCAATCATTCCGGCCCATGAGGCTCAGTGTAAGTTAGTTGGTTTAATTGACCGTGTTAACGATACCCATGCTCCCGTGACCATTACGAGTCAGCAGGGAAATGCAGTTTTGGTGAGTGAAGAAGACTGGTGGGCCATTGAGAAAACCCTCAATCTTGAGGAGCATCAGCTCTCTCCATTGAAAGCTTAA
- a CDS encoding glutathione S-transferase → MTTYPILYSFRRCPYAMRARLALTVSQQICELREVVLRDKPQEMLDISPKGTVPVLVQVDGSILEESLEIMMWALNQQDSEVWLRADPGQMAHLQALVAASDGHFKHHLDRYKYAQRYENTNAQEHRTEGSKFLETLNHQLGETTYLCDQHRSWADMAIAPFVRQFANTDRPWFDAQPWPHLQAWLAEFLESDLFQQIMGKYPQWKSGEVGPLFPGP, encoded by the coding sequence ATGACAACCTATCCTATCTTGTATTCCTTTCGCCGCTGTCCCTATGCCATGCGGGCGCGATTGGCTTTAACCGTTAGCCAACAGATCTGTGAACTTCGGGAAGTGGTGTTGCGAGACAAGCCCCAGGAGATGCTGGATATTTCCCCTAAAGGAACGGTTCCTGTCCTAGTTCAGGTGGACGGTTCCATCTTGGAAGAAAGCCTAGAAATTATGATGTGGGCTCTTAATCAACAGGATTCTGAAGTCTGGCTTCGAGCAGATCCAGGGCAAATGGCACATCTGCAAGCTTTAGTGGCGGCAAGTGATGGTCATTTTAAGCATCACCTAGATCGCTACAAGTACGCCCAACGCTACGAAAACACCAATGCCCAAGAGCATCGGACTGAGGGTTCTAAATTTTTGGAAACGTTGAATCATCAACTAGGCGAAACAACTTATCTTTGTGATCAGCACAGATCCTGGGCAGATATGGCGATAGCCCCATTTGTTCGTCAATTTGCCAATACCGATCGACCTTGGTTTGATGCTCAACCTTGGCCCCATCTACAGGCTTGGTTAGCAGAATTTTTAGAATCCGACCTCTTTCAGCAAATTATGGGCAAGTACCCCCAGTGGAAATCTGGTGAAGTGGGTCCTTTGTTTCCAGGTCCCTAA
- a CDS encoding beta-ketoacyl-ACP synthase, translating into MMAKIVVTGMGLVSALAPSLDKTWQRLLCGESGIQHCHPFPDISAQPLALVGSQPSHLEDLLKPALSEALDDADLAPPIADCGVAIGSSRGFQSQWEEGAFAYHTPMASHGEKRSLLAAPEQLAHIYNVSPASIVAQAISAQGPVLAPRAACATGIWAIAQGADLIRAGYCSRAIVGAVEAPITPLTLAGFNKMGAMAQSGAYPFDQNREGFVLGEGAAILVLEEESVAQKRQAKIYGQVLGVGLTVDAHHMTAPETSRRAAITAIQDCLQRSGLKASDVGYIHAHGTATHLNDQAEAVVIKALFPSSVAISSTKGATGHTLGASAAFGCIFSLMALSQKVLPPCVGLQEPAFDLNFVRELHGHNTQSALCLSSGFGGQNTVLALSS; encoded by the coding sequence ATGATGGCCAAAATTGTTGTTACTGGAATGGGGTTAGTCTCAGCCTTGGCACCTAGTCTGGATAAGACCTGGCAGCGATTACTTTGTGGTGAGTCAGGGATCCAACATTGCCATCCTTTTCCAGACATTTCTGCTCAACCGTTAGCCTTGGTTGGTTCTCAGCCTAGTCATCTTGAAGACTTATTAAAACCTGCATTGTCTGAAGCGTTAGATGATGCGGATCTTGCGCCACCCATTGCTGATTGTGGTGTCGCTATCGGGTCTAGTCGTGGTTTTCAATCGCAGTGGGAGGAGGGAGCATTTGCTTATCACACTCCCATGGCCTCTCATGGCGAAAAGAGATCACTTTTAGCTGCTCCAGAGCAACTTGCCCACATCTATAATGTATCTCCTGCCTCAATTGTTGCCCAGGCAATTTCAGCTCAAGGCCCTGTTCTCGCCCCCCGTGCTGCATGTGCAACAGGGATTTGGGCAATTGCCCAAGGGGCTGACCTGATACGGGCAGGCTATTGTTCACGCGCGATTGTCGGTGCTGTTGAAGCCCCCATCACACCATTGACCCTCGCCGGATTCAATAAAATGGGTGCGATGGCTCAATCAGGCGCTTATCCCTTTGATCAAAATCGAGAAGGATTTGTTTTAGGAGAGGGGGCCGCTATTTTAGTTTTAGAAGAAGAGTCGGTTGCTCAGAAACGACAGGCCAAAATATATGGTCAAGTCTTGGGAGTGGGATTAACGGTGGATGCCCATCATATGACTGCACCTGAGACCAGCAGGCGGGCGGCCATAACCGCTATTCAGGATTGCCTGCAACGCAGTGGCTTAAAGGCATCGGATGTTGGCTATATTCATGCCCATGGCACGGCCACTCATTTAAATGATCAAGCAGAGGCTGTGGTGATTAAAGCACTATTTCCGTCTTCAGTTGCCATTAGCTCTACAAAAGGAGCGACTGGACATACATTAGGCGCATCAGCAGCTTTCGGATGCATTTTCAGTTTGATGGCTCTTTCTCAGAAGGTCCTTCCGCCTTGTGTTGGATTGCAAGAGCCAGCGTTTGACCTGAATTTTGTTCGTGAACTCCATGGGCATAATACGCAGTCTGCCCTATGCCTAAGTTCTGGTTTTGGTGGACAAAATACGGTCTTAGCCTTATCTTCGTGA
- the psbD gene encoding photosystem II D2 protein (photosystem q(a) protein) translates to MTIAVGRAQERGWFDVLDDWLKRDRFVFIGWSGILLFPCAFLSIGGWFTGTTFVTSWYTHGLASSYLEGANFLTVAVSTPADSLGHSLLLLWGPEAQGDFTRWCQLGGLWNFTTLHGVFGLIGFMLRQFEIARLVGVRPYNAVAFSGPIAVYVSVFLMYPLGQSSWFFAPSWGVTSIFRFLLFAQGFHNLTLNPFHMMGVAGILGGALLCAIHGATVENTLFEDGQDANTFAAFTPTQAEETYSMVTANRFWSQIFGIAFSNKRWLHFFMLFVPVTGLWASAIGLVGIALNMRAYDFVSQEIRAAEDPEFETFYTKNILLNEGLRAWMAPQDQIHENFIFPEEVLPRGNAL, encoded by the coding sequence ATGACCATAGCAGTCGGACGCGCCCAGGAGCGAGGATGGTTTGACGTCCTCGACGACTGGCTTAAGCGTGATCGGTTCGTCTTTATTGGTTGGTCAGGTATCCTACTTTTCCCCTGTGCGTTTCTATCCATCGGGGGATGGTTTACCGGCACAACTTTCGTAACTTCCTGGTACACCCACGGTCTTGCTAGCTCCTATCTAGAAGGGGCTAACTTCTTGACCGTTGCTGTATCCACCCCCGCCGACAGCCTCGGCCACTCCCTACTTCTACTTTGGGGACCCGAAGCTCAAGGTGACTTCACCCGCTGGTGTCAGCTGGGTGGACTGTGGAACTTCACCACATTACATGGTGTCTTCGGCTTGATCGGCTTCATGCTGCGTCAATTCGAGATTGCCCGTCTAGTGGGCGTGCGTCCTTACAACGCAGTTGCCTTCAGCGGTCCTATCGCCGTGTATGTTTCCGTCTTTTTGATGTATCCTTTGGGTCAATCCAGCTGGTTCTTTGCGCCTAGCTGGGGTGTAACAAGCATCTTCCGATTCTTGTTATTTGCTCAAGGTTTCCACAACCTAACCCTCAACCCCTTCCACATGATGGGTGTTGCAGGTATTTTGGGTGGTGCGCTGTTGTGCGCCATTCACGGAGCCACTGTTGAGAACACCTTGTTTGAAGACGGTCAAGACGCCAATACATTTGCTGCGTTCACTCCGACCCAAGCAGAAGAGACCTACTCCATGGTCACTGCTAACCGATTCTGGTCTCAGATTTTCGGGATTGCCTTTTCCAACAAGCGTTGGTTGCACTTTTTCATGTTGTTCGTGCCTGTGACCGGTCTATGGGCTTCTGCCATTGGCCTAGTGGGTATCGCCCTCAACATGCGTGCTTATGACTTCGTTAGCCAGGAAATCCGGGCTGCTGAAGACCCTGAGTTCGAAACCTTCTATACCAAGAACATTCTCTTGAATGAAGGTCTGCGTGCTTGGATGGCACCCCAAGACCAAATCCATGAAAACTTCATCTTCCCTGAGGAGGTTCTACCACGTGGAAACGCCCTTTAA
- a CDS encoding acyl-CoA desaturase yields the protein MYFKTLVITTWTLTAWSIILFGPPNLAIKIMGCVALGMGVAGFGMSVGHDANHGGYSSSPLVNRIVGSCYDVIGVSSFLWKFRHNQLHHIYTNIEGYDNEIEGDGVVRMSPHTDHKPHHRWQHYWIWFIYPFIPIYWYFRDIQRFIRNTPYQTNTLPARQPIDYVTFWVGRIIGVSFFMVTPYLVGYSPLQIVLGFCIAYWTYGAIVCEIFMLAHVMEGIDFPKPDPESNQIEDEWAIFQLKTTADFAPRNPFLNWYVGGLNYQAVHHLFPQICHIHYPKIAPIVAEVCQEFGVNYMVYPTFAEAIASNYRWLRLMAIGEEEVSYSQATMS from the coding sequence ATGTATTTCAAGACGCTAGTGATTACCACTTGGACGCTGACCGCTTGGAGCATCATCCTCTTTGGGCCACCCAATCTTGCCATCAAGATAATGGGGTGTGTGGCCTTAGGAATGGGGGTGGCTGGCTTCGGCATGAGCGTAGGCCATGACGCCAATCATGGTGGTTACTCGTCGAGCCCCCTGGTCAATCGAATTGTTGGCAGTTGTTACGACGTTATTGGTGTCTCTAGCTTTTTATGGAAATTTCGCCATAATCAGCTCCATCACATCTATACCAACATTGAAGGGTACGACAACGAAATCGAGGGAGATGGTGTTGTTCGTATGTCACCCCATACGGACCATAAACCTCACCATCGATGGCAACATTATTGGATTTGGTTTATTTATCCCTTTATTCCTATTTATTGGTATTTCAGAGATATTCAACGGTTTATCCGCAATACTCCCTATCAAACCAACACCCTTCCAGCCAGGCAACCCATTGATTACGTCACCTTTTGGGTGGGGCGAATCATTGGTGTGTCGTTCTTTATGGTCACCCCTTATTTGGTGGGCTACTCTCCCTTACAGATAGTGCTGGGTTTCTGTATCGCCTATTGGACTTATGGGGCTATTGTCTGTGAGATTTTTATGTTGGCCCATGTCATGGAAGGCATTGACTTCCCTAAGCCTGATCCTGAATCAAACCAGATTGAAGATGAATGGGCGATTTTTCAGTTGAAAACAACAGCGGACTTTGCGCCTCGTAATCCTTTCTTAAATTGGTATGTGGGTGGACTCAACTATCAAGCTGTACACCACTTATTCCCTCAAATCTGTCATATTCACTATCCCAAAATTGCTCCAATCGTAGCCGAAGTTTGCCAGGAATTTGGCGTCAATTATATGGTGTACCCAACCTTTGCAGAAGCTATCGCTTCTAACTACAGATGGCTAAGGTTGATGGCGATTGGTGAGGAAGAGGTTAGTTACTCCCAGGCAACAATGTCTTGA
- a CDS encoding L-dopachrome tautomerase-related protein, whose translation MNWPNLRFCRRQVVIAVCTCLVLIGFHFHPPQAVTAKPTTNQLEIVAELPQGAEVGNIAVTADKRIFCSVHSFFGNQNRAIEVLDQKNWQIYPNSDWGKAPDASPPNWSGLNNTLGIQADGTGNIWFLDNPNPAFPTGRLIAWDTRRDELHQVIYLPPPVITENAFLNDFAVDAKHEAIYIADTAGGPDAALIVVDLKTGLARRVLQGSPNTVPEDIDIKIDGRVISLGDAPARIGVNPITIDPAYQWVYFGAMNGQSLYRIRTSDLLNQSLNEQQLKQKVQRYGDKPISDGITADSAGNIYITDITANAIGVINAAGKYQILYQDDQTLSWPDGLAIGPDGYVYGTVNQLHKSPPLNGGNNDAIAPFLVIRFPTLAPSSVGR comes from the coding sequence TTGAATTGGCCTAATCTTCGTTTTTGTCGTAGACAAGTTGTGATCGCAGTCTGTACCTGCCTAGTTTTAATTGGCTTTCACTTCCATCCCCCCCAAGCAGTCACCGCCAAACCTACTACCAATCAGTTAGAGATTGTGGCTGAACTCCCCCAGGGGGCAGAAGTCGGAAATATTGCCGTTACGGCAGATAAGCGAATTTTTTGTAGCGTCCATAGCTTCTTTGGCAACCAAAACCGGGCCATCGAAGTACTTGATCAAAAAAATTGGCAAATCTATCCCAATTCAGATTGGGGGAAAGCCCCGGATGCTAGCCCTCCCAATTGGTCAGGTCTCAACAATACGTTGGGAATTCAGGCAGACGGGACGGGAAATATTTGGTTCTTGGATAATCCTAATCCTGCCTTTCCCACAGGACGCTTAATTGCCTGGGATACGCGACGAGATGAACTTCATCAGGTGATTTATTTACCTCCACCCGTGATCACGGAGAATGCCTTTCTCAATGATTTTGCAGTGGATGCCAAGCATGAAGCCATTTACATTGCCGATACTGCAGGTGGACCGGATGCGGCTCTGATTGTGGTTGATCTAAAGACTGGCTTAGCTCGTCGAGTTCTGCAAGGTAGCCCAAATACTGTCCCAGAAGATATCGATATAAAGATTGATGGTCGAGTCATTTCCCTAGGAGATGCCCCAGCCCGAATCGGCGTTAATCCCATCACCATCGATCCGGCCTATCAATGGGTTTACTTTGGGGCGATGAATGGCCAGTCTCTCTATCGAATTCGCACCTCGGATTTATTGAATCAATCCTTAAATGAGCAGCAGTTAAAGCAAAAAGTCCAACGCTATGGCGATAAACCAATCAGTGATGGGATTACGGCGGACAGTGCAGGAAATATCTATATTACAGACATTACGGCTAATGCGATTGGTGTAATCAACGCCGCTGGTAAATACCAGATTCTCTATCAAGATGATCAGACCCTGAGTTGGCCAGATGGCTTAGCAATTGGCCCCGATGGCTATGTTTATGGAACGGTCAATCAACTCCACAAATCACCTCCCTTAAATGGGGGTAACAACGATGCGATCGCACCTTTCTTAGTTATTCGATTCCCCACCTTAGCCCCGAGCAGTGTCGGTCGATAA
- a CDS encoding photosystem I assembly protein Ycf4, with protein MTTQKLLDKQTLRYEVLGTRRFSNYMIATMVSIGGVGFFLAGLSSYFKVDLLPTGNAVDLIFIPQGIALSFYGTCGLLLATYLWLTISWNVGAGFNEFSQDSGKFRLFRWGRPGKNRKVEQTYPLENIQSVQIKIREGLNPQRTIYLRIKGRNDIPLTRAGQPMALDKIENQAAEIARFLGVPMEGL; from the coding sequence ATGACCACACAAAAACTATTAGATAAGCAAACTTTGCGTTACGAAGTTCTTGGGACTCGCCGGTTTAGCAATTACATGATCGCAACGATGGTCTCCATTGGAGGGGTTGGTTTTTTCTTAGCTGGTCTTTCTAGCTATTTCAAAGTCGATCTCCTGCCAACTGGTAATGCTGTTGATCTAATTTTTATCCCTCAAGGCATCGCTCTTTCCTTCTACGGTACTTGTGGTTTACTGCTCGCAACCTACCTATGGCTAACCATAAGCTGGAACGTCGGAGCCGGTTTTAATGAATTCAGTCAAGATTCTGGTAAATTTCGACTCTTTCGTTGGGGCCGCCCAGGCAAGAACCGAAAAGTTGAGCAAACATACCCTTTAGAGAATATTCAATCCGTCCAGATCAAGATCCGTGAGGGACTCAATCCTCAACGGACCATCTATCTGAGAATCAAAGGGCGTAATGATATTCCTCTCACCCGAGCGGGGCAACCTATGGCTCTGGACAAAATTGAGAATCAAGCAGCTGAGATCGCTCGTTTCTTGGGCGTTCCCATGGAAGGTTTGTAA
- a CDS encoding N-acetyltransferase — protein MPIAGPEKLYAALTKLMKDPMCDFTLAVAANESGVAYIQIRYFYSLWSLGLEAKLEDVYVIPEARGQGVGSRLLAFAIDRARQRQCRLIALNANDRNIAAKNLYTQNGFNCQPLRWQGGQQLWFEKIL, from the coding sequence ATGCCGATAGCAGGCCCAGAAAAACTGTACGCTGCATTAACGAAGTTGATGAAAGATCCGATGTGTGATTTCACCCTTGCAGTGGCGGCAAATGAATCAGGTGTGGCATACATACAAATCCGCTATTTTTACTCCTTATGGTCACTGGGTTTAGAAGCCAAGCTTGAAGATGTATACGTTATACCTGAAGCGCGGGGGCAAGGGGTGGGCTCCCGGTTACTGGCTTTTGCAATTGATCGGGCTCGACAACGTCAATGTCGGCTAATTGCGTTGAATGCCAATGACAGAAATATAGCTGCCAAAAATCTCTACACTCAAAACGGATTTAACTGCCAACCCTTACGATGGCAAGGTGGACAACAACTGTGGTTTGAGAAGATTTTGTAA
- the psbC gene encoding photosystem II reaction center protein CP43, producing the protein MKTSSSLRRFYHVETPFNPSAAGYDRATTGYGWWAGNARLTDLSGQLTGAHIAHAGMITFWAGAMTLFEVSHFIPEKPMYEQGSILLAHLAAEGFGVGPGGEVISTYPYFVIGAIHLIASAVLGFGGLYHTFRGPAKFEDYSDWWGYDWEDKEKMMQILGIHLIFLGIGALAFAAKAMFFGGLYDPWAPGGGNVRLITNPTWNLGTFLGYITRSPWGEGGWIVSVNNLEDVVGGHLLVGVHYIFGGVFHILVKPWGWVRRAYVWSGEAYLSYSLGALYMCGMIAVGYVWFNNTVYPSEFYGPTAAEASQAQAMTFLIRDQRLGANIASAQGPTGLGKYLMRSPSGEIIFGGETMRFWDFRGPWLEPLRGPNGLDLNKLRNDIQPWQARRAAEYMTHAPLGALNSVGGVATEINSVNYVSPRSWLSTSHFCLAFFFFVGHIWHSGRARAAAAGFEKGIERKTEYALSLPDIDATSVD; encoded by the coding sequence ATGAAAACTTCATCTTCCCTGAGGAGGTTCTACCACGTGGAAACGCCCTTTAATCCATCTGCGGCTGGTTATGACCGCGCAACCACTGGCTATGGCTGGTGGGCTGGAAATGCACGACTAACTGATCTATCTGGTCAGCTAACTGGTGCCCACATTGCCCATGCTGGAATGATTACCTTCTGGGCTGGTGCAATGACTTTGTTTGAAGTCTCTCACTTCATTCCTGAAAAGCCTATGTACGAGCAAGGCAGCATCCTGCTTGCTCACCTGGCCGCTGAAGGTTTTGGTGTTGGACCTGGTGGTGAAGTTATTAGCACTTATCCTTATTTTGTGATTGGTGCTATTCACCTGATTGCTTCTGCTGTCCTCGGTTTTGGTGGTCTTTACCACACATTCAGAGGCCCTGCTAAGTTTGAGGATTACTCTGATTGGTGGGGATATGACTGGGAAGACAAAGAAAAGATGATGCAGATCCTGGGGATTCACTTAATCTTCCTCGGAATTGGTGCTCTTGCTTTTGCTGCAAAAGCAATGTTCTTTGGCGGTCTTTATGATCCCTGGGCGCCTGGTGGTGGAAATGTTCGCCTGATTACTAACCCAACTTGGAACTTAGGTACTTTCCTGGGTTACATTACCCGGTCTCCCTGGGGAGAAGGTGGCTGGATCGTTAGTGTTAACAATTTAGAAGACGTTGTAGGTGGTCACCTTCTCGTAGGTGTTCACTACATCTTCGGTGGCGTTTTCCACATTCTTGTTAAGCCTTGGGGTTGGGTTCGCCGAGCCTATGTCTGGTCTGGTGAAGCCTATCTCTCTTACAGCTTGGGTGCCCTTTACATGTGTGGCATGATTGCTGTGGGTTATGTTTGGTTTAACAACACTGTTTACCCCAGTGAATTCTACGGTCCTACTGCTGCTGAAGCTTCTCAGGCTCAGGCAATGACCTTTTTGATTCGTGACCAACGGTTAGGGGCTAACATCGCTTCTGCCCAAGGTCCTACAGGTCTTGGTAAGTATCTGATGCGTTCTCCTTCTGGTGAGATCATCTTCGGTGGTGAGACCATGCGTTTCTGGGATTTCCGTGGACCTTGGTTGGAGCCCCTTCGTGGACCCAACGGTTTGGACCTCAACAAGCTCAGAAATGATATTCAGCCTTGGCAAGCTCGTCGTGCGGCTGAGTACATGACTCATGCTCCTTTGGGTGCATTGAACTCTGTGGGTGGTGTGGCAACTGAGATCAACTCGGTGAACTATGTTTCTCCCCGTTCTTGGTTATCCACTTCACATTTCTGCCTTGCTTTCTTCTTCTTTGTTGGCCATATTTGGCACTCCGGCCGCGCCCGGGCTGCTGCTGCTGGTTTCGAGAAGGGTATTGAGCGGAAGACAGAATACGCACTATCTCTGCCTGATATCGACGCTACATCAGTTGACTAA